The genomic interval TCCCTCTCGGGGACCGGCCCCTCGTTTACCGCCGTCGGCGAACGGGAGGCGCTCGAACCGGTCAAGGCCTACTGGGACCAGCGTGACGGCGAGACACTGCTGACAACGACACAGACGGACGGAACACAGATAGCATGAGTTCAGAACCTACCCCGGAAGACATGTCACTGGAGGAACTGCGCGACGAGATCCGTGCCATCGACCGCGAGATCGTCGAGAAGATCGCCCAGCGAACGTACGTCGCCGACACGATCGCCCAGGTCAAAGACGAACAGGGCCTGCCGACCACCGACGAGGCACAGGAACAGGCCGTGATGGATCGCGCCGGCGAGAACGCCGAACGGTTCGATGTCGACGCGAACCTCGTGAAAGCGACCTTCCGACTCCTGATCGAGTTGAACAAGGTGGAACAGCGCGAGAACCGCTAACCGGGTCAGTTCACCGCCTTCGACAGTTCGGCTCCCGCCTTGAACTTCACGTCCTGGGACGCCCGACTCGCACTCGTCAAGTGAAGCACCGGGGCATCGACCCCCACGTGCAGCAACTCGATATCATACTTCTTCTCTCCCGGCCGCTTCCGAAGGAGGATGTCGTTCCCACCCGACTCCGAAAGTACACCCGCCTTCACCAACTCCTCAACAGTCCCCGAATCCAGCCGCGCCCCCCTCCGTCGACGCGTAACCATTCCCCGAGGTGCATCACCCCCACCCGCCACATCCTCAAACGTAGCAGTAAGCTCAGAAAGCTTAGAACGCTCGACACCGACCACCTCTGTCGGTCCAGCCATCGACACCACCGTCGCCGAATTCCCGTACAGCGCAGCATCGTCGATGACCCACCCACCCGTGTACACGAGCTGGTCGTTGCTCTCACACCGCTGGACATAGAACAACGCCGGGAACGACTCCGGACACCGCGGCGGCTGCACCATCACCTGAAACACCGACACACCAGTCGACGATCCAGACTCCGTCGTCCGCGCCCAGACACCCGGCCCGCACCGTTCTGTGCCAAAAGGCCATTGGACACTACAGACCTGCTCAGAGCCACCGTCCGCGCCCGGCGGCGAACTCACTACCAGCACTGGCCCGTCCTCCGCTCGAACGACCTCCAAACCACCGCCCGTCGCCGTCGGTTCAGACACCTCCGCAACGAAGTGAGGCGTCGTCCCGCACGCCGCCCCCGGGAAAATCTCCCGTTCAGTATCGTCGCAATCGCCACCCCCATCCGGGCCAGCCTTCGGCGTCCCCCAGGAGTACACTCGCCCATCACCAGCAGACTCGCCTGTGAGATACGAGAGCAGTCGATCCGGCGTCACCGCCTCCCGGATACTCCCGTTCCCACCCGGCACCTCCGCATCCGGCAGACAGACCGTAAACCGCTCGGCGACCATCGCCTCGCCGCCAAGATAGTCGTAGACGGGCTCCAGTTCTTCGTCCTCGTCTTCAGTGCCGTCGCCGAGGCCGTCACCGTCAGCGTCATCGTCACGAGCGTATCCTTCTCCCGGCGCGTTGCTCCGCGACGAATTGTGGTTCTGCGCCATGACCGGCGACGACGTAACCCACCCTTCCAGTTCGATCCGACCGGACACCGTCGGAGTCAGCCGACTCACGTGTGGCCGCCCAACGACAAACTCGCCCATACTCTCTCCCTGTGTCCCCGAGAATGCTGCGGCAGGCGACGCTCCCGTGTTCGTCACGGACGACGCCACTCGACTCAGACACCCAGCGAGCCCGCCGGCAGCAACGACACCACCTGCCGCGAGGAACCGCCGCCGACTGATGGTAGCATGTGGCACGTCTCGTCCGACACCATCTGGTCTTCGTGGATGCATAATCAAGTAGTGAACGCGAGGTAAGAGTATAAGTTTTCTGATTAATATGGGGGGAAAAAGACGAACATGTGACCGTCGAAGCCGTCCGTGGTACGGTCCGGTGCGTTCTCTACGCCACCGAGAACCGTGTGGGACAGCGAGAAGCCGAGGCGAAGGACTGGCGTGGCATCGACCGCTACAGGCTCACTCGACCACCGACACGCCCGCTCAGTACTCCCAGAGACGGCGGATTCGCCCCTCGATTTCGGGGTACTGCTCGCGGAGGGTCGCCACGTCGGTCTCGCCGCCGACGTTGATCACGTGGACTTCGCCACGACGGTCGCTGTAGACATCCTGGAAGTCGTAGACGGCACCGACGACATCGACATCGTCGGCCACGTCGTCGCTCGCGACGAGGAACTCGACTTGCCGATCCACGTTGTACTCGACGAGCCGATTGATCGCGCCCGCACGGCCCACATCGTCGGGTAGCGCCTCGACACCGGGTTCGAGGTGGGGTTCGAGCAGGCTGAGACAGTGTTCGATCCCCGGCGGTTCCGAGAGTCCCTCGGTGAGCTCGTCGTAGGTCGCCGTGACGGCCCCGCAACCGGTGTGGCCGACGACGACGGCGGTCTTCGTCCCGGTGTGCGAGCGGATAGAGCACGTCACCGGAGACGGCCTCGCCCGACGCGGTCCGCTGGACGACCCGGTTCCCGATGTTTCCACAGGTAAAGAGGTGGCCGGGTTCGTCGTTGCCGAAGATGTGGTCCTGGAGGACCCGGGAGTCGGAACAACAGACGGTGACTGCCTCGGGATGTTGGGCGTCCTGCACGTCGCCGAACCGCGCCTGGAACGTCTCGGCGTGCTCGGCGTTGCGAGCGAGTAGGTCGACCAGTACCTCGTTCATACGGTGACCACCGTTCGTAGGGATATATCAGTTTGTGGTCCCTACTCACAGTGAGAGCGCGTTCGTCCCGGTCGCGAGGGCCGACGCGACCGCGTCGCTGTCCAGTTCGGGGATCGGTATCGGCGCCGACGGCGGCTCGTCGTCGTCCCGGAGCGAGCGTGCCCACCACTCTACGTCGTGCCACTCCCCGTGTTTGTAGCCCACGTCCTCGTAGGTACCGACGCGGTCGAACCCCATGGCATCGTGCAGTGCCGTACTCGGCGGGTTCGGGACGGTGATCCCGGCGTAGACGTTGCGGTACCCCTGGCGTTCCAACACGGCAAACAGTGACTGGTAGAGGCCGCCGGCGACCCCGCAGCGCCGGGCGTTCTCGGCGACGTAGACAGAGGATTCGACCGCCCACTTGTAGGCGCCCCGGCTTCGGTGCGGCTGGCGTAGGCGTACCCCAGGACGCGACCGTCGTGTTCGCAGACGAGCCAGGGGTGCTGTTCCAGCGTCTCTGAGAGGCGTTCGGCGAACGCCGCTTCGCCGGGGAGCTCGGTCTCGAAGGTGATCGCGCTGTCCCGGACGA from Haloarcula pelagica carries:
- a CDS encoding chorismate mutase yields the protein MSSEPTPEDMSLEELRDEIRAIDREIVEKIAQRTYVADTIAQVKDEQGLPTTDEAQEQAVMDRAGENAERFDVDANLVKATFRLLIELNKVEQRENR
- a CDS encoding GNAT family N-acetyltransferase, whose product is MVSARDASVGLISVPPLRRRDGRNTACRTSRRAGLSRDLRTVRPGQRDHLRDRAPRRSGVRRTPLRDAGTAPLARLRTRRSRPGVRLRQPHRSRGAYKWAVESSVYVAENARRCGVAGGLYQSLFAVLERQGYRNVYAGITVPNPPSTALHDAMGFDRVGTYEDVGYKHGEWHDVEWWARSLRDDDEPPSAPIPIPELDSDAVASALATGTNALSL